A single genomic interval of Daucus carota subsp. sativus chromosome 1, DH1 v3.0, whole genome shotgun sequence harbors:
- the LOC108205228 gene encoding ER membrane protein complex subunit 7 homolog: MEACRRLILQLCILLSLLSLSLGKSESYTINGRVKIPGAAAKGFGLPVKVSNAKVILNGGQQVTFLKPDGYFSFHNVPAGTHLIEVAAVGYFFSPVRVDVSARNPGKVQAALTENRRGLSELVLEPLREEQYYEIREPFNVMSLVKSPMGLMVGFMLIVMFLMPKLVENMDPEEIKRAQEEMRSQGVPSIANLLPGAARNN, translated from the exons ATGGAAGCCTGCCGGAGATTGATTCTACAACTCTGCATCctcctctctcttctctctttaTCCTTAGG GAAGAGTGAAAGCTATACGATTAATGGTAGAGTTAAGATTCCTG GAGCTGCTGCAAAAGGATTTGGTCTGCCCGTAAAAGTATCAAATGCGAAAGTTATATTAAATGGTGGCCAACAAGTTACCTTTCTTAAGCCTGATGGATATTTTTCATT CCATAACGTACCAGCAGGGACTCATCTAATTGAAGTGGCTGCTGTTGGTTATTTCTTTTCTCCG GTTCGTGTTGATGTAAGTGCCAGAAATCCTGGTAAAGTTCAGGCAGCGCTGACAGAGAACAGAAGGGGTTTAAGCGAGCTGGTATTAGAGCCTTTAAGAGAGGAGCAGTATTATGAG ATAAGGGAACCCTTCAATGTAATGTCTCTAGTTAAAAGTCCAATGGGTCTCATGGTTGGTTTCATGCTAATTGTGATGTTCCTGATGCCCAAACTTGTGGAGAACATGG ATCCTGAAGAAATAAAACGTGCTCAAGAGGAGATGAGGAGCCAAGGAGTTCCCTCTATTGCTAACTTATTGCCTGGAGCTGCAAGGAACAATTAA
- the LOC108219359 gene encoding uncharacterized mitochondrial protein AtMg00810-like, with product MFTIKDLGKARYFLGIEINYLPSSFMMSQRKFSKDLLVTSGLELTKNVVTPLPVNLRLNSSDGDLLPNPEFYRSLVGKLNYLTNTRPDLAFTVQSLSQFMNAPRTPHPAALHHTLRYVAHTVNQGILLNSSNELKLQAFSDADWASCPESRRSITGYILLLGNSSIT from the coding sequence ATGTTTACCATCAAAGATCTGGGGAAGGCTCGTTATTTCCTTGGTattgaaataaattatcttCCTTCTAGTTTTATGATGAGCCAAAGAAAGTTTTCAAAGGACCTTCTTGTCACCTCAGGCCTTGAGCTCACCAAAAATGTTGTTACACCACTACCTGTAAACCTCAGGCTCAATAGTTCAGATGGTGACCTCCTTCCTAATCCAGAGTTTTATCGTTCCCTTGTGGGGAAGCTCAACTACTTAACAAACACACGACCTGACCTTGCTTTTACTGTCCAAAGCTTAAGTCAGTTCATGAATGCCCCACGTACTCCACACCCAGCAGCACTGCATCATACTTTACGATATGTTGCTCACACTGTTAACCAGGGTATTTTGTTAAATTCTTCTAATGAGCTTAAGCTCCAAGCGTtttcagatgctgattgggCGTCCTGTCCAGAATCCAGGCGTTCCATCACAGGCTATATTCTTCTACTTGGTAACTCTTCTATTACTTGA
- the LOC108196508 gene encoding probable glycosyltransferase At5g25310, which translates to MKKMSFEGVSASACEVISVIVLSTLLIVLSTLLMLSVLFSAVFHSSSPSPSSFLSGVRSEFRVPVVALQTNLLDHQHAPAAVVSTDFNSALSSPHNHTVIREEDRVEQGLARARASIRTAAASTRNLSTVLGSDYIYRNPGAFYQSYLEMERRLKVYVYEEGELPIVHDGPCKDIYTTEGRFIQEIEQGKKSKFRTRDPNLAHLFFMPFSVTWMVKYLYTPKSYNLKPLQDFVSDYIRVVSTKHPFWNRTQGADHFMLSCHDWGPHASRGNPLLYNTSIRVLCNANSSEGFNPQKDVSLPEIHLFDGTIPAKLLTPRPTSPPQYLAFFAGGNHGPIRPILLNHWKNRDTTLPVFEYLPKGLDYYSFMLTSKFCLCPSGHEVASPRIVEAIYAECVPVILSKNYVLPFSDVLRWEAFSLEIPVSDIPRLKEILSEVPEDKYVKLKEGLRQVRKHFVLNSPATRFDVFHMVLHSVWLRRINLRVDQDATYP; encoded by the exons atgaagaagatgagttTTGAAGGAGTTTCTGCTTCTGCTTGTGAAGTGATTTCCGTCATTGTACTCTCCACATTGCTCATTGTACTCTCCACATTGCTCATGCTTTCCGTGCTTTTCTCCGCCGTTTTTCACAGTTCGTCGCCGTCACCGTCGTCGTTTTTGTCAGGTGTCCGATCCGAGTTCAGAGTTCCGGTCGTCGCGCTTCAGACGAATTTACTGGATCATCAACATGCTCCGGCTGCTGTAGTTTCTACCGATTTCAATTCTGCACTTTCGTCTCCTCATAATCACACCGTCATT AGAGAAGAAGATCGAGTGGAACAAGGACtggctcgagctcgagcttccATTCGGACTGCTGCTGCTTCGACTCGTAATCTCTCAACTGTACTCGGCAGTGATTATATTTACCGTAATCCTGGTGCATTTTATCA AAGTTATCTAGAGATGGAGAGGAGGCTGAAGGTGTACGTATACGAAGAAGGGGAACTGCCAATTGTACATGACGGGCCTTGTAAAGATATATACACAACAGAAGGCAGATTCATACAAGAAATTGAGCAGGGGAAGAAGAGCAAGTTCAGAACAAGAGACCCTAACTTAGCTCACCTTTTCTTCATGCCCTTTAGTGTAACTTGGATGGTGAAATACCTTTACACACCTAAATCTTATAATCTCAAACCACTTCAGGACTTTGTTTCTGATTACATCAGAGTTGTCTCCACGAAGCACCCTTTTTGGAATAGAACTCAGGGAGCTGATCACTTTATGCTCTCGTGTCATGACTGG GGGCCCCATGCCTCAAGAGGCAATCCTCTTCTCTACAACACATCAATCAGAGTCTTGTGCAATGCTAACTCCTCTGAGGGTTTCAACCCACAAAAGGATGTCTCCCTCCCCGAAATCCACCTTTTCGACGGCACCATTCCAGCTAAGCTCCTCACACCTCGACCAACTTCCCCGCCTCAATATCTGGCCTTCTTTGCTGGagggaaccacgggcccatccgCCCCATTCTCCTCAATCACTGGAAAAATCGGGACACCACCCTCCCCGTCTTCGAGTACCTTCCTAAAGGCCTAGATTACTACTCTTTCATGCTTACCTCCAAGTTCTGTCTATGTCCTAGTGGTCATGAAGTGGCTAGTCCAAGAATTGTTGAGGCAATTTACGCTGAATGTGTGCCAGTAATATTGTCGAAAAACTATGTGTTGCCATTTAGTGATGTATTGAGGTGGGAGGCCTTTTCTTTAGAGATTCCCGTTTCAGATATTCCGAGGTTGAAAGAGATTTTGAGTGAGGTTCCTGAGGACAAATATGTGAAGCTGAAAGAAGGGTTAAGACAAGTGAGGAAACACTTCGTGTTGAACAGTCCCGCTACGAGATTCGATGTGTTTCATATGGTTTTGCACTCCGTTTGGCTAAGGAGGATAAATCTTAGAGTTGATCAAGATGCTACATACCCGTAA